From Dietzia sp. ANT_WB102, a single genomic window includes:
- a CDS encoding MFS transporter, translated as MEHRSRGEASPDTTSGSGKRKLGTITTAVPARMDRLPWAGFHWKVIIGLGTVWILDGLEVTLIGSLAARLVEPGSGLAITESQIGLAASIYILGACLGALFFGRLTDKWGRKKLFLITLVVYCIATLATALSIAPWMFFICRFFTGAGIGGEYAAVNSAVDELIPANYRGRVDILINGTYWLGATFGSFYSLFFLNSAMFAENLGWRFALGVGAVLGVVIIFVRRHVPESPRWLFIHGREGEADEIVSDIEEGVEEEKDESLEEVGRDDQITIHQRASIPFTEIAKTAFGKYPKRAVLCLALFIGQAFLYNGITFNLGTLYQSYYGIDAGRAPLLLALFAVVNFLGALILGPLFDKVGRRKMISGTYLGAALVSVPLYFVFISETGGLWGFVALLSLTFFIATAGASAAYLTVSEIFPMETRALAIAFFYAIGTGVGGMIGPLLFGNFIESGDRGLVGLGFLLAAGIMAMGGIAEIFLGVDAEGESLEDIAPPMTAEAPAQTPAEGSDER; from the coding sequence ATGGAGCATCGATCCCGGGGTGAGGCGTCCCCCGACACCACGTCCGGGTCCGGTAAGCGCAAGCTCGGGACCATCACCACGGCAGTTCCCGCCCGGATGGACCGCCTGCCCTGGGCAGGTTTCCACTGGAAGGTCATCATCGGTCTGGGCACGGTGTGGATCCTCGACGGCCTCGAGGTCACCCTCATCGGGTCCCTGGCCGCGCGGCTGGTCGAACCGGGCAGTGGCCTGGCCATCACGGAGAGCCAGATCGGTCTGGCCGCCTCGATCTACATTCTCGGCGCCTGCCTGGGCGCGTTGTTCTTCGGGCGCCTCACCGACAAATGGGGACGCAAGAAACTGTTCCTCATCACTCTCGTGGTGTATTGCATCGCCACGCTCGCCACCGCGCTGTCGATCGCGCCGTGGATGTTCTTCATCTGCAGATTCTTCACCGGCGCGGGGATCGGCGGCGAGTACGCCGCGGTCAATTCCGCCGTCGACGAACTGATCCCCGCCAACTACCGGGGCCGCGTCGACATCCTCATCAACGGCACCTACTGGCTGGGCGCCACGTTCGGCTCGTTCTATTCGCTTTTCTTCCTCAACTCCGCCATGTTCGCCGAGAACCTGGGCTGGCGCTTCGCGCTGGGCGTGGGGGCGGTGCTCGGGGTGGTGATCATCTTTGTCCGCCGACACGTGCCGGAGAGTCCCCGGTGGCTGTTCATTCACGGCCGCGAGGGTGAGGCTGACGAGATCGTCTCCGACATCGAGGAAGGGGTCGAGGAGGAGAAGGACGAGTCGTTGGAGGAGGTCGGCCGCGACGACCAGATCACCATCCACCAGCGGGCCAGCATCCCGTTTACCGAAATCGCGAAAACGGCCTTCGGCAAGTACCCCAAGCGGGCCGTCTTGTGCCTCGCACTGTTCATCGGCCAGGCATTCCTCTACAACGGCATCACCTTCAACTTGGGCACGCTCTACCAGAGTTACTACGGGATAGACGCCGGCCGCGCCCCGCTCCTGCTGGCGTTGTTCGCGGTCGTCAACTTCCTCGGTGCACTGATCCTCGGGCCGCTGTTCGACAAGGTCGGACGCAGGAAGATGATCTCCGGTACCTACCTGGGTGCGGCCCTGGTGTCCGTGCCGCTGTACTTCGTATTCATCAGTGAGACCGGTGGTCTGTGGGGCTTCGTGGCGCTGCTGTCACTGACCTTCTTCATCGCCACCGCGGGGGCCTCGGCCGCCTACCTCACGGTGTCGGAGATCTTTCCCATGGAGACCCGAGCGCTGGCGATCGCGTTCTTCTACGCGATCGGCACCGGCGTCGGTGGCATGATCGGCCCGCTGCTGTTCGGTAACTTCATCGAGAGTGGCGACCGCGGCCTGGTGGGACTGGGCTTTCTGCTCGCGGCCGGCATCATGGCGATGGGCGGGATCGCCGAAATCTTCCTCGGTGTGGATGCGGAGGGCGAGTCGCTCGAGGACATCGCTCCGCCCATGACGGCGGAGGCCCCCGCCCAGACGCCTGCAGAGGGGAGCGACGAGAGGTGA
- a CDS encoding alpha-ketoglutarate-dependent dioxygenase AlkB, producing the protein MTEPLFGVDREPTVLGPGAVHVPDWMSREQQEFLLRACVDWAAVRAPRSIVLPGGGRMSVRTFSLGRHWVPYRYDDDEEVLQVPEWLVRAARNGLEAAAAVEPSVATPGITYTPDTALVNLYGRGSTMGLHQDRDEASSAPVVSLSLGDACTFRFGTPEHRGRPYTDVRLESGDLVVFGGPSRMAFHGVPKVFDGTAPAWCREVLGAEPGRVNITLRESRPPTLDG; encoded by the coding sequence GTGACCGAGCCGCTCTTCGGCGTCGATCGCGAGCCCACAGTTCTGGGCCCGGGTGCCGTCCACGTACCCGACTGGATGAGCCGAGAGCAGCAAGAATTCCTCCTCCGGGCGTGCGTGGATTGGGCTGCGGTGCGCGCGCCGCGGTCGATTGTGCTGCCCGGCGGCGGCCGGATGTCGGTACGGACGTTCAGCCTGGGGCGGCACTGGGTGCCATACCGGTACGACGACGACGAGGAGGTCCTGCAGGTCCCGGAGTGGCTGGTGCGGGCGGCGCGAAACGGGCTGGAGGCTGCCGCGGCAGTGGAGCCGTCGGTCGCGACGCCCGGCATCACCTATACCCCGGATACCGCCCTCGTAAACCTCTACGGGCGTGGATCCACGATGGGACTACACCAGGACCGCGACGAGGCCAGTTCGGCGCCCGTCGTCTCGCTGAGCCTGGGCGATGCGTGCACGTTTCGATTCGGCACGCCCGAGCATCGGGGGCGCCCGTACACCGACGTGCGTCTCGAGTCCGGCGACTTGGTGGTGTTTGGCGGCCCGTCGCGGATGGCGTTCCACGGTGTCCCGAAGGTGTTCGACGGCACCGCTCCGGCGTGGTGTCGCGAGGTGCTCGGCGCTGAGCCGGGGAGGGTCAACATCACGCTGCGCGAGTCCCGTCCGCCTACGCTGGACGGATGA
- a CDS encoding alanine and proline-rich secreted protein Apa, whose translation MMSGQNPSAGKTRALLLVALVAVLAVVAAVVTVIVSSATYSPGIRTLSPKTQVAAGVDHVDPDAGLIVRVPEGWRVESGDVIFGSTVLVPESAEDKTDSAGRLGGIVLVGALTPDFVASQEADNQRAAVALIIGMGELFLPIPGQQVDHRMDEISTDVGDGWALSYRVVADPALGAGTPAGGLVYTAVVGEGDARFWLTYVGSPADGAMDSPHAEWADEIVTRLRPSEASSSPLDPVGEPA comes from the coding sequence ATGATGTCAGGCCAGAACCCGTCCGCCGGCAAGACCCGGGCCCTGCTGCTGGTGGCGTTGGTGGCCGTTCTCGCGGTGGTCGCCGCGGTCGTGACGGTCATTGTCTCCTCGGCGACCTACTCCCCGGGTATCCGCACGCTGTCGCCCAAGACCCAGGTCGCGGCCGGAGTAGACCACGTCGATCCCGACGCCGGGCTCATCGTGCGGGTGCCTGAGGGGTGGCGCGTCGAGTCCGGCGACGTGATCTTCGGCAGCACCGTGCTGGTCCCGGAGTCCGCCGAGGACAAGACCGACTCCGCGGGCCGTCTCGGCGGGATCGTGCTCGTCGGCGCGCTGACCCCGGACTTCGTCGCCTCCCAGGAGGCGGACAACCAGCGGGCGGCGGTCGCCCTGATCATCGGGATGGGGGAGTTGTTCCTGCCGATCCCCGGCCAGCAGGTCGACCACCGGATGGACGAGATCTCCACCGACGTGGGCGACGGTTGGGCGCTGTCGTACCGGGTGGTGGCGGACCCGGCGCTGGGCGCAGGGACTCCGGCCGGTGGGCTGGTCTACACCGCCGTGGTCGGCGAGGGGGACGCGCGGTTCTGGCTCACCTATGTCGGCTCCCCGGCCGACGGCGCTATGGACTCACCCCACGCGGAGTGGGCGGACGAGATCGTCACGCGTCTGCGGCCGTCCGAGGCCTCATCCTCGCCGCTCGACCCGGTGGGCGAGCCGGCCTGA
- a CDS encoding PIG-L deacetylase family protein, with amino-acid sequence MSESPDQPENAALPDTPALPESFPTDWTRCLVLVAHPDDPEYGMSAAVARWTAEGRSVVYVLASSGEAGIEGMEPATAGPIREEEQRRSAAIVGVDTVEFLGFPDSRIVNNAELRDAVADSIRRHRPDIVVSLFSGPEFGPDMPNQSDHMEFGEAVGVAYDDLVAAVGVDSAEGRPQMWFESAPEPTHYVDVEGFVEPAVKALAEHSEYLSVLDPQTPVLDQSRAQVERMVAPVEGLAGGHPVVGFRRMRP; translated from the coding sequence ATGAGCGAATCCCCGGACCAGCCCGAGAATGCAGCCCTGCCCGACACGCCGGCCCTGCCCGAGTCGTTCCCCACCGACTGGACCCGCTGCCTGGTCCTGGTGGCGCATCCCGATGACCCCGAGTACGGCATGTCCGCGGCAGTGGCCCGCTGGACGGCCGAGGGGCGCAGCGTCGTCTACGTGCTGGCCTCCAGCGGCGAGGCGGGCATCGAGGGGATGGAACCAGCGACCGCCGGGCCGATACGCGAGGAGGAGCAGCGTCGCTCGGCGGCGATAGTCGGAGTGGACACGGTGGAGTTCCTCGGCTTCCCAGACAGTCGGATCGTCAACAACGCCGAACTGCGCGACGCGGTCGCCGACTCGATCCGGCGGCATCGCCCGGACATCGTGGTGTCGTTGTTCTCGGGTCCCGAGTTCGGCCCGGACATGCCCAACCAGAGCGACCACATGGAATTCGGTGAGGCCGTCGGGGTGGCGTACGACGATCTGGTAGCCGCGGTGGGCGTCGACTCGGCCGAGGGACGACCGCAGATGTGGTTCGAGTCAGCGCCCGAGCCCACCCATTACGTGGATGTCGAGGGCTTCGTCGAACCCGCGGTGAAGGCGTTGGCAGAGCACTCCGAGTACTTGTCGGTGCTCGACCCACAGACCCCGGTACTCGACCAATCCCGGGCCCAGGTCGAACGGATGGTCGCCCCCGTCGAGGGACTGGCCGGCGGCCACCCGGTGGTGGGTTTTCGACGAATGCGCCCCTGA
- a CDS encoding acyl-CoA dehydrogenase family protein, translating to MSALFPDYRPDWETDDHRLLREHARAFFAKEMTPNQEKWAAQKHVDRETWLRTGEAGLICLDVPEEFGGQGGDPGMEYLVTEELVYSGDTAFGMGVGSTITPHYIANYAADEQKREWLPKLCSGEWISAIAMTEPGAGSDLQGVRTTAKRDGDEYVINGSKTFISNGGSADFVVVVAKTDIDAGHKGMALFAVEADTPGFNRGRVLEKMGRHGADTAELFFNDMRVPAANLLGGEEGQGFYQLMNQLPRERLAIAVDALAMAEAAVVETLEYTRERQAFGKPILDFQNTRFELAHCKTQVMATRTFVDHCISREIAGELDAVTASMAKLQATDMLDDVVDRCLQLFGGYGYMMEYPIAQKFAGARVMRIYGGTNEIMKEVIGRSL from the coding sequence GTGTCCGCACTGTTCCCCGACTACCGCCCCGACTGGGAGACCGACGACCACCGTCTCCTGCGGGAACACGCCCGCGCGTTCTTCGCCAAGGAGATGACGCCCAACCAGGAGAAGTGGGCCGCGCAGAAGCACGTCGACCGCGAGACCTGGCTGCGTACCGGCGAGGCCGGCCTGATCTGCCTCGACGTGCCCGAGGAGTTCGGTGGCCAGGGTGGCGACCCTGGCATGGAGTACCTCGTCACTGAGGAACTGGTCTACTCGGGTGACACCGCGTTCGGCATGGGCGTCGGCTCCACCATCACCCCGCACTACATCGCGAACTACGCCGCCGACGAGCAGAAGCGCGAGTGGCTGCCGAAGCTCTGCTCGGGCGAATGGATCTCCGCCATCGCGATGACCGAGCCCGGTGCCGGCTCCGACCTGCAGGGCGTACGCACCACTGCCAAGCGTGACGGTGACGAGTACGTCATCAACGGCTCCAAGACCTTCATCTCCAACGGCGGCTCCGCCGACTTCGTGGTGGTCGTGGCCAAGACCGACATCGACGCCGGCCACAAGGGCATGGCCCTGTTCGCCGTGGAGGCCGACACCCCCGGCTTCAATCGTGGCCGCGTCCTGGAGAAAATGGGCCGCCACGGCGCCGACACCGCCGAACTGTTCTTCAACGACATGCGCGTTCCCGCCGCCAACCTCCTCGGCGGCGAGGAGGGCCAGGGCTTCTACCAGCTCATGAACCAGCTGCCGCGCGAGCGCCTCGCCATCGCCGTGGACGCACTGGCGATGGCCGAGGCCGCCGTCGTGGAGACCCTCGAATACACCCGGGAGCGGCAGGCGTTCGGCAAGCCAATCCTGGACTTTCAGAACACTCGTTTCGAGCTGGCGCATTGTAAGACCCAGGTCATGGCCACCCGCACGTTTGTCGACCACTGCATCTCCCGCGAGATCGCCGGGGAGCTCGACGCCGTCACCGCATCGATGGCCAAGCTGCAGGCCACCGACATGCTCGACGACGTGGTCGACCGGTGCCTCCAGCTGTTCGGCGGCTACGGCTACATGATGGAGTACCCCATCGCGCAGAAGTTCGCCGGCGCCCGCGTCATGCGGATCTACGGCGGCACCAACGAGATCATGAAGGAGGTCATCGGCCGGTCGCTGTGA
- a CDS encoding ArsO family NAD(P)H-dependent flavin-containing monooxygenase has translation MSRPVTQRDVTRSNVTRRDVVVIGGGQSGLAAGFYLRRAGADFEILDAADGPGGAWPHTWPSLRLFSPAEFSSLPGRRMSPTADGANPDTAHVVDYLRSYEEYYELPVRRGVRVVSVERAGPEHPGSERAGGGDAGGGVGGEDHDDEGFLVRDTDGREWRARAVISATGTYSRPFVPTYPGVADFRGRQLHSADYRGPSDFEGQRVVVVGGANSGAQIAADLAVPLAYSGGELTWCTIAPPRYLPDDVDGRELFRVANAAIRGVGDSVGGIADLGDIVAVPPVRAARDAGLLTATPMFERFTTDGVEWSDGRCATADAVVWCTGFRAELGHLRGLLTRRGGRVVTRGPVVPDVPGLFLVGYGNWCGAASATLVGVGQWAKAAVTAALAAAPT, from the coding sequence GTGAGCAGACCCGTGACGCAGCGAGACGTGACCCGCAGCAACGTCACACGCCGCGACGTCGTGGTGATCGGCGGCGGCCAGTCCGGCCTCGCCGCCGGTTTCTATCTCCGGCGCGCGGGGGCGGACTTCGAGATTCTCGACGCGGCCGACGGCCCCGGCGGTGCGTGGCCGCACACGTGGCCGTCGCTACGTCTCTTCTCGCCCGCCGAGTTCTCGTCGCTGCCCGGCCGCCGAATGTCTCCGACCGCGGACGGCGCCAACCCGGACACCGCACACGTCGTGGACTACCTGCGCAGCTACGAGGAGTACTACGAGCTGCCCGTGCGACGTGGGGTGCGGGTCGTCTCGGTGGAGCGCGCGGGACCGGAGCACCCGGGGTCGGAGCGCGCGGGCGGCGGCGACGCCGGTGGTGGGGTCGGTGGCGAGGATCACGACGACGAGGGCTTTCTCGTCCGCGACACCGACGGTCGTGAGTGGCGAGCTCGGGCAGTGATCAGCGCGACCGGCACCTACTCGCGCCCGTTCGTCCCCACCTACCCGGGAGTCGCCGATTTCCGGGGTCGGCAGTTGCACAGTGCCGACTACCGCGGGCCGTCGGACTTCGAGGGCCAGCGCGTCGTTGTCGTGGGCGGGGCGAACTCGGGTGCGCAGATCGCCGCTGACCTGGCCGTGCCTCTCGCATACTCGGGCGGTGAGCTGACCTGGTGCACCATCGCTCCGCCCCGCTACCTGCCGGACGACGTCGACGGCCGCGAACTCTTCCGAGTCGCCAACGCCGCTATCCGGGGGGTAGGTGACTCCGTCGGCGGTATTGCTGACCTGGGGGACATCGTCGCGGTGCCGCCGGTCCGCGCGGCCCGCGACGCGGGGTTGTTGACGGCGACGCCGATGTTCGAGCGGTTCACCACCGACGGGGTGGAGTGGTCCGACGGCCGGTGCGCAACCGCCGATGCGGTGGTCTGGTGCACGGGTTTCCGCGCGGAGTTGGGGCACCTGCGGGGGTTGCTCACGCGGCGCGGTGGGCGGGTCGTCACCCGTGGCCCCGTGGTGCCCGATGTCCCGGGACTGTTCCTCGTCGGTTACGGAAACTGGTGCGGTGCGGCGTCGGCGACACTCGTCGGGGTGGGGCAGTGGGCGAAGGCGGCGGTGACCGCGGCTCTGGCCGCGGCGCCGACCTGA
- a CDS encoding MerR family transcriptional regulator — MKIGEVAERTELSIRSLRHWDEVGLVSPSAHSPGGFRLYTETDVERILLIRRMKPLGFSLERMREFCRALDDRAASRPTPSGPAASDVIAEVRAEATERLERLRTHLAYAEEFVEIVERLR, encoded by the coding sequence ATGAAGATCGGCGAGGTCGCCGAGCGCACCGAACTGTCGATCCGCAGCCTGCGGCACTGGGACGAGGTCGGACTGGTGAGTCCGTCCGCCCACTCCCCCGGAGGTTTTCGGCTCTACACCGAGACCGACGTCGAACGGATCCTGCTCATCCGGCGGATGAAACCGCTGGGTTTCAGCCTGGAGCGGATGCGGGAGTTCTGCCGGGCACTCGACGATCGTGCAGCGTCGCGTCCCACCCCGTCAGGTCCCGCCGCGTCCGACGTCATCGCCGAGGTCCGCGCCGAGGCCACCGAGCGTCTCGAGCGGCTCCGCACACATCTGGCGTACGCGGAGGAGTTCGTGGAGATCGTGGAACGGCTGCGCTGA